In Janthinobacterium rivuli, a single genomic region encodes these proteins:
- the cyaY gene encoding iron donor protein CyaY, whose product MSESEFLALAEATLTQIEAALDRLNDEDVLDVECSRSGNVLEIEFIDNGTKIIVNSQAPMREMWVAARSGGFHYKRVGDEWINTRDGSELFAALSAMASEQAGAAVVLK is encoded by the coding sequence ATGAGCGAATCGGAATTCCTGGCCCTGGCCGAAGCCACCCTGACCCAGATCGAGGCGGCGCTGGACCGGCTGAACGATGAAGACGTGCTCGACGTCGAATGCAGCCGCAGCGGCAATGTGCTGGAAATCGAGTTCATCGACAACGGCACGAAAATCATCGTCAACAGCCAGGCCCCCATGCGCGAAATGTGGGTGGCCGCCCGTTCCGGCGGTTTCCACTACAAGCGCGTGGGCGACGAGTGGATCAACACGCGCGACGGCTCGGAACTGTTCGCGGCCCTGTCGGCCATGGCCAGCGAGCAGGCGGGCGCGGCGGTGGTCCTGAAGTAA
- a CDS encoding penicillin-binding protein 1A yields MTSSKSAGPAGSKPPTKGSKPKRFLLMALASLLGLGIVGVLLVVFGLAMAYPNLPALDTLTDYKPKMPLRVFTSDSVLIGEFGEERRNMVHIKDIPDVMKKAVLAIEDDRFYEHGGVDYLGITRAALHNLTGGAKQGASTITQQVARNFFLSSEQTLKRKAYEVLLAWKIEKNLSKDQILEVYMNQIYLGQRAYGFASAAQIYFGKNIQDLTVAEAAMLAGLPKAPSAYNPVVNPKRARMRQQYILQRMAQLGYITPEQYTEAKNEELKVKTDSSAFGVHAEYVSEMARQLVYEQFKEDTYTRGLNVYTTITKADQDAAYIALRKGVMDYEKRHGYRGPEAYIEIPKTKAEADDAIETELADHPDSDDIIAAMVLQASPKSLQAVTSAGEEITITGPGLTFGAAWLSDKAAPNRRIKRGAVIRVMQEGNAWVLTQMPEVQSAFVSASTTDGAIRAMVGGFDYNRNKFNHVTQAWRQPGSAFKPFIYSASLERGLSPATIINDAPISFDAGQTGGQAWEPKNYDSKYDGPMTMRKGLMKSKNMISIRILHKIGAKYGQEYATRFGFDADKNPPYLTLALGAGNVTPLQMAGAYAVFANGGYKINPYLIAKVTDSDGNVLSQAKPDLAGEEANRVIDERNAFMMNSMLNDVVRFGTANKAMALKRPDLAGKTGTTNDSIDAWFAGYQAKLVGIAWIGYDQPRNLGNRETGGGLALPIWISYMAKALKSIPVEERAVPEGLIHVGDEYYYAENPPGTGVGSLEGAARGTPEEEKAKEAVKNELF; encoded by the coding sequence ATGACATCTTCAAAATCCGCTGGCCCCGCTGGCTCGAAGCCGCCCACCAAGGGCAGCAAACCCAAACGTTTCCTGCTGATGGCCCTGGCATCGCTGCTGGGCCTGGGCATCGTCGGCGTCTTGCTGGTGGTCTTTGGCCTGGCCATGGCCTATCCGAACCTGCCGGCGCTCGATACCTTGACCGATTACAAGCCCAAGATGCCGCTGCGCGTGTTTACGTCCGATAGCGTGCTGATCGGCGAATTCGGCGAAGAGCGCCGCAACATGGTGCACATCAAGGATATTCCCGATGTCATGAAGAAAGCCGTGCTGGCCATCGAAGATGACCGCTTCTATGAACATGGCGGCGTCGATTACCTGGGTATTACGCGCGCGGCCCTGCACAACCTGACGGGCGGCGCCAAGCAAGGCGCCTCGACCATCACGCAGCAGGTGGCGCGCAATTTCTTCCTGTCCAGTGAACAGACCCTGAAACGCAAGGCGTATGAAGTCTTGCTGGCCTGGAAGATCGAGAAAAACCTCAGCAAGGACCAGATCCTCGAAGTGTATATGAACCAGATTTATCTGGGACAGCGTGCCTACGGCTTCGCTTCGGCCGCGCAAATCTATTTCGGCAAGAACATCCAGGACCTGACCGTGGCCGAAGCGGCCATGCTGGCCGGCTTGCCGAAAGCGCCATCGGCCTACAACCCCGTCGTCAATCCGAAACGCGCGCGCATGCGCCAGCAATACATCCTGCAGCGCATGGCGCAGCTGGGCTACATCACGCCGGAGCAATACACGGAAGCCAAGAATGAAGAGCTGAAAGTGAAAACCGACAGCAGCGCCTTCGGCGTGCACGCGGAATACGTGTCGGAAATGGCGCGTCAGCTGGTCTACGAGCAATTCAAGGAAGACACGTATACGCGCGGCCTGAACGTCTACACCACCATCACCAAGGCCGACCAGGACGCCGCCTACATCGCCTTGCGCAAGGGCGTGATGGATTACGAGAAACGCCACGGCTACCGCGGCCCGGAAGCGTATATCGAGATTCCGAAAACCAAGGCCGAAGCCGATGACGCGATCGAGACGGAACTGGCCGACCATCCGGACAGCGACGACATCATCGCCGCCATGGTGCTGCAGGCGTCGCCCAAGTCCCTCCAGGCAGTCACCTCAGCCGGCGAGGAAATCACCATTACCGGCCCCGGCCTGACCTTCGGCGCGGCCTGGCTGTCGGACAAAGCGGCGCCTAACCGCCGCATCAAGCGCGGCGCCGTGATCCGCGTCATGCAAGAAGGCAATGCCTGGGTCTTGACGCAAATGCCGGAAGTGCAATCGGCGTTCGTCTCGGCCAGCACCACGGACGGCGCCATCCGCGCCATGGTGGGCGGCTTCGATTACAACCGCAACAAGTTCAACCACGTCACGCAGGCGTGGCGCCAGCCAGGTTCGGCCTTCAAGCCCTTCATCTATTCCGCTTCGCTGGAACGGGGCCTGTCGCCGGCCACCATCATCAACGACGCGCCGATCTCGTTCGACGCGGGCCAGACGGGCGGCCAGGCGTGGGAACCGAAGAACTACGACAGCAAATACGATGGCCCGATGACCATGCGCAAGGGCTTGATGAAATCGAAGAACATGATTTCCATCCGCATCCTGCACAAGATCGGCGCCAAGTATGGCCAGGAATACGCGACGCGCTTCGGCTTTGACGCGGACAAGAACCCGCCCTACCTGACCCTGGCGCTGGGCGCCGGCAACGTGACGCCGCTGCAGATGGCGGGCGCGTATGCCGTGTTCGCCAATGGTGGCTACAAGATCAACCCGTATCTGATCGCCAAGGTCACCGATAGCGATGGCAATGTCTTGTCGCAAGCCAAGCCGGACCTGGCGGGCGAGGAAGCCAACCGGGTCATCGACGAGCGCAACGCCTTCATGATGAATAGCATGCTCAACGACGTCGTGCGCTTCGGTACAGCCAATAAGGCCATGGCCTTGAAACGCCCTGACCTGGCCGGCAAGACGGGTACCACCAACGATTCCATCGATGCGTGGTTCGCCGGCTACCAGGCCAAGCTGGTGGGTATCGCCTGGATCGGCTACGACCAGCCGCGCAACCTGGGCAACCGGGAAACGGGCGGCGGCCTGGCCTTGCCGATCTGGATCAGCTACATGGCGAAAGCCCTGAAGAGCATTCCCGTCGAGGAACGCGCCGTGCCGGAAGGCCTGATCCACGTGGGCGACGAGTATTACTATGCGGAAAATCCACCGGGCACGGGCGTCGGCAGCCTGGAAGGCGCGGCGCGCGGCACGCCGGAGGAAGAGAAAGCGAAAGAAGCCGTCAAGAACGAGTTGTTTTAA
- the pilM gene encoding pilus assembly protein PilM: protein MKNISISNYLGIGLLGVDIADDAVRVVELRRRRGKLSCRHCGAAALAPGVLLEGNVEDMQGLADALRQAHRDSGSACTRVALAMPATALITHAIRLPAGLPEEQLEILVELEAAQYMPFALEDASLDFFILGPAPPLPGTTGKEVDVLLVAARRASVQRRLDATRAAGLLAVVMDSEALALQAALAQGGWQALPDGGVAYQLAWGLALHRYAR, encoded by the coding sequence ATGAAAAACATATCCATCAGCAATTATCTTGGCATCGGCTTGCTGGGCGTCGACATCGCGGACGATGCCGTGCGCGTGGTCGAGTTGCGGCGCCGGCGTGGAAAACTGTCGTGCCGGCATTGCGGCGCCGCCGCGCTGGCGCCCGGCGTGCTACTGGAGGGCAATGTCGAGGACATGCAGGGCCTGGCCGACGCCCTGCGCCAGGCTCACCGCGACAGTGGCAGCGCCTGCACGCGGGTGGCGCTGGCCATGCCGGCCACGGCCCTGATCACGCATGCGATCCGCTTGCCCGCCGGATTGCCGGAAGAACAGCTGGAAATCCTCGTGGAACTGGAAGCGGCGCAATACATGCCGTTCGCGCTGGAAGACGCCAGCCTGGATTTTTTCATTCTCGGCCCCGCGCCGCCGCTGCCCGGCACGACAGGCAAGGAAGTCGACGTGCTGCTGGTGGCGGCGCGGCGCGCCAGCGTGCAGCGCCGTCTCGATGCGACCAGGGCGGCGGGCTTGCTGGCCGTCGTCATGGATAGCGAGGCGCTGGCCTTGCAGGCGGCGCTCGCCCAAGGTGGCTGGCAAGCCTTGCCCGACGGTGGCGTGGCCTACCAGCTGGCCTGGGGCCTGGCCTTGCACCGGTACGCCCGATGA
- a CDS encoding PilN domain-containing protein, translated as MQRINLLPYRPAARRRRIQLLLWQLAGGALLGLLLALAAGAWLRQQLDAQLGRQESWRSAMQQVDAMLVAGRRVQGETAALLLRQQAIASLQEQRNAWVRMLDALARAMPAGVSLHSVRQEMAMVRLQGQAASQDKVAALLLALEQAAPWSRPEVLEVRGAADGAVEWTIRLALAPDGQS; from the coding sequence ATGCAGCGCATCAACTTGTTGCCGTATCGCCCCGCGGCACGGCGCAGGCGCATTCAGCTGCTGCTGTGGCAACTGGCGGGCGGGGCGCTGCTGGGATTGCTGCTGGCGTTGGCGGCAGGCGCCTGGCTGCGCCAGCAGCTCGACGCGCAACTGGGCCGCCAGGAGAGCTGGCGCAGTGCCATGCAACAAGTCGATGCCATGCTTGTCGCTGGCCGGCGGGTGCAGGGTGAGACGGCGGCGCTGCTGCTGCGCCAGCAAGCCATTGCCAGTTTGCAAGAGCAACGCAATGCCTGGGTGCGCATGCTGGACGCGCTGGCCCGGGCGATGCCGGCCGGCGTTTCCTTGCACAGTGTGCGCCAGGAAATGGCGATGGTGCGCTTGCAGGGGCAGGCTGCGTCGCAGGACAAGGTCGCGGCATTGCTGCTGGCGCTGGAGCAGGCGGCGCCCTGGTCCCGCCCGGAAGTGTTGGAAGTGCGCGGCGCGGCCGATGGCGCCGTGGAATGGACGATACGGCTGGCTTTGGCACCCGATGGGCAATCTTAG
- a CDS encoding pilus assembly protein PilP encodes MLSLKTASLWPLPARFACAALAATLVAALLHAVWLAGLMTVVQGARGEEARLRVAYLSARARAQQLPQWRAQQRQAGAELALLEQQLPDQQAMAQLLTQINAAGQSRGLQFSLFKPGASQPQAPYVALPIAIQLRGGYHAMGALLADLAGLPRIVTVHELALNLGKDRMLTLDAVLHAYRLPEAGERAAQAALPPKTSAPAVTPAWRPLAAVAPYPYAAAALADPFNALPPAPESGQRGGVAGPDPRRMREALENVALPAISMVGSVQQDGRLSALLLAGQRVYRVTVGQYLGQDHGVVTDISERALQYRELLREADGPWRERRGSLVLQVAGAGPKASLPEAAP; translated from the coding sequence ATGCTGAGCTTGAAAACCGCGTCGCTGTGGCCGCTACCCGCGCGCTTCGCTTGCGCCGCCCTGGCCGCTACGCTGGTGGCCGCGCTGCTGCACGCCGTGTGGCTGGCTGGGCTGATGACTGTCGTGCAGGGGGCGCGAGGCGAGGAGGCCCGCTTGCGCGTCGCCTATCTGTCGGCGCGGGCCAGGGCGCAGCAGTTGCCGCAATGGCGCGCACAGCAGCGCCAGGCCGGCGCCGAGCTGGCCCTGCTGGAACAGCAATTGCCCGACCAGCAGGCGATGGCGCAGCTGTTGACGCAGATTAACGCCGCAGGCCAGTCGCGCGGCTTGCAATTTTCCCTGTTCAAGCCCGGTGCGTCCCAGCCGCAAGCGCCGTATGTCGCCTTGCCGATCGCCATACAGTTGCGTGGCGGCTACCACGCCATGGGCGCGCTGCTGGCGGATTTGGCGGGCCTGCCGCGCATCGTCACGGTGCACGAACTGGCCTTGAACCTCGGCAAGGATCGCATGCTGACCCTCGATGCCGTGCTGCACGCGTATCGCTTGCCTGAAGCGGGGGAGCGGGCGGCGCAAGCGGCATTGCCTCCAAAGACCAGCGCGCCCGCAGTGACACCAGCTTGGCGCCCGCTTGCCGCCGTCGCGCCGTATCCCTACGCGGCGGCCGCCCTGGCCGATCCTTTCAATGCATTGCCGCCAGCGCCCGAGTCCGGTCAGCGTGGCGGCGTGGCGGGGCCCGACCCTCGGCGCATGCGCGAAGCGCTGGAAAACGTGGCCTTGCCGGCCATCAGCATGGTCGGCAGCGTGCAGCAGGATGGGCGCCTGAGCGCGCTGCTGCTGGCGGGCCAGCGCGTGTACCGGGTGACGGTGGGCCAGTACCTGGGGCAAGATCACGGCGTGGTGACGGACATCAGTGAGCGGGCGCTGCAGTACCGTGAATTGCTGCGCGAGGCGGATGGCCCCTGGCGCGAGCGGCGCGGCAGCCTGGTCTTGCAAGTGGCGGGAGCGGGGCCGAAGGCCAGCTTGCCCGAGGCGGCGCCGTGA
- a CDS encoding Ig-like domain-containing protein, giving the protein MNWLVLLALGALLAACGGGGGDPTIDGGSSGGTTGGVAATVTVSLFNAAGQPGSTLSSTTPLTAKALVNDKNGVPVSNAVVTFSADATLVTLSSTNGTALTDAKGYASITVSALNAAVTGAGKLTATVATATATVTGEASYEIKAAQAAGAKMTLSLFSGSSASNSLSSATPLTAKALVTDLSGKPITDALVVFSTDNAVAVLSPSVGTALTDATGMASVTMRPFSLTSSGAASLRASTTVNGALASTQINYVLGTTDLTLANMTFSPASIPAYGTANVSVDIMAGSKAYTGTGVTVDFGSNCVSAGKASVSSGVPAVNGKATAVYRDLGCGGADMLFASVTGSNAALHATLNVARATPASVQFSAVSPVGKSLVIQGQGGLSRTETATLTFRVFDTFNRPLPGQEVTFSLLNGPGVTLNKLKDITDANGEVITTVNSGLTPTTFRVKASLASGVSTLSDSILVTTGLPVQTAFSLSVVKSNVEGWSYDSGVGNPATTVTVLLADQAGNPVPDGTPVAFQSNLGAIGSSSMGGCTTTNGGCSVDFRSQNPRVATNPPATPCNDLKNGGTADSNWPGLATVCASTSDGSTTLFAKIAIFLSDSHPDKVFLTNDDGSTAVLGTQAYDLGSRSASLPRTFRLLISDLHQNPMPSGSTVTITNAVNGQVSVLPASVQNIYPHNMLGVDDRTGNNIKGNQGSLHTVTINSMTPTSCVADVVNTFNVTVTTPLGNATSYPFRLTFSCP; this is encoded by the coding sequence GTGAATTGGCTGGTCTTGCTGGCGCTGGGCGCCTTGCTGGCCGCGTGCGGCGGCGGTGGCGGCGATCCGACCATCGATGGCGGCAGCAGTGGTGGCACGACGGGCGGGGTGGCCGCGACGGTCACGGTAAGCCTGTTTAACGCTGCTGGCCAGCCTGGCAGTACGCTCAGCAGCACGACGCCGCTGACGGCCAAGGCGCTCGTCAACGATAAAAATGGCGTTCCCGTCAGCAATGCCGTGGTCACGTTTTCGGCCGATGCCACGCTGGTAACGTTGTCGTCGACCAACGGCACGGCACTGACCGATGCCAAGGGCTATGCCAGCATCACCGTCTCGGCCCTGAATGCAGCAGTCACCGGTGCGGGCAAGCTGACGGCCACTGTCGCAACGGCCACCGCCACGGTCACCGGCGAGGCGAGCTATGAAATCAAGGCAGCGCAGGCTGCTGGCGCGAAAATGACGCTGTCGCTGTTCAGCGGTAGCAGCGCAAGCAATTCTTTGTCGAGCGCCACGCCATTGACGGCCAAGGCGCTTGTTACCGACTTGAGCGGCAAGCCGATCACCGATGCCCTGGTAGTTTTTTCTACCGACAATGCCGTTGCTGTACTGTCCCCGTCGGTAGGGACGGCACTGACTGACGCGACGGGTATGGCCAGCGTTACCATGCGTCCTTTCAGTCTGACGAGCAGCGGCGCCGCTAGCTTGCGGGCAAGCACGACAGTAAATGGTGCTCTTGCCAGCACTCAAATTAACTATGTGCTGGGCACAACAGATCTGACGCTGGCCAACATGACCTTTTCGCCTGCCAGCATCCCTGCCTATGGCACGGCAAATGTGTCGGTCGATATCATGGCTGGCAGCAAGGCCTACACCGGTACGGGAGTAACGGTGGATTTTGGTTCGAACTGTGTCTCCGCGGGCAAAGCCAGCGTGAGCAGCGGCGTGCCGGCCGTCAATGGCAAGGCGACGGCCGTGTACCGCGATCTCGGTTGCGGCGGCGCGGACATGCTGTTTGCCTCCGTGACCGGTAGCAACGCCGCACTGCACGCCACCCTGAACGTCGCGCGGGCGACGCCGGCATCGGTACAGTTTTCCGCCGTTAGTCCGGTGGGGAAATCGCTTGTCATTCAAGGCCAGGGCGGCCTGTCGCGCACGGAAACGGCGACCCTGACTTTCCGCGTATTCGATACTTTTAACAGGCCTTTGCCAGGCCAGGAAGTCACTTTCTCGCTGCTGAACGGCCCGGGTGTGACGTTGAATAAGCTGAAGGACATCACCGATGCCAACGGTGAAGTCATCACCACGGTCAATTCCGGTCTTACGCCGACGACGTTCCGCGTCAAGGCCAGCCTGGCATCCGGCGTATCCACCTTGTCCGACTCCATCCTGGTGACGACCGGCTTGCCCGTGCAAACGGCATTTTCGCTGAGCGTGGTTAAATCCAACGTGGAAGGCTGGTCCTATGACAGCGGCGTGGGCAACCCCGCCACCACCGTCACTGTCCTGTTGGCGGACCAGGCGGGCAATCCGGTACCGGATGGCACGCCGGTGGCGTTCCAGAGCAACCTGGGCGCTATCGGTTCATCGAGCATGGGCGGCTGTACCACCACCAATGGCGGCTGCTCGGTCGATTTCCGCAGCCAGAATCCGCGTGTGGCGACCAATCCGCCGGCGACGCCCTGCAATGACCTCAAAAACGGCGGCACGGCGGACAGTAACTGGCCGGGCCTGGCGACCGTGTGCGCCAGCACGTCGGATGGCAGCACGACATTGTTTGCCAAGATCGCGATCTTCTTGAGCGACAGCCATCCTGACAAGGTCTTCCTGACGAACGACGATGGCAGCACCGCTGTCCTGGGGACACAGGCGTATGACCTGGGTTCCCGGTCGGCGAGCCTGCCCCGCACATTCCGCCTGCTGATCAGCGATCTGCATCAAAATCCCATGCCATCCGGTAGTACGGTGACAATCACGAATGCCGTCAATGGGCAGGTGTCAGTGTTGCCGGCGAGCGTGCAAAATATCTATCCGCACAATATGCTTGGTGTCGATGACAGGACGGGCAACAACATCAAGGGTAACCAGGGCAGCCTGCATACCGTTACAATTAACAGTATGACGCCGACCAGCTGTGTAGCCGATGTAGTCAATACGTTTAATGTGACAGTGACGACGCCGCTGGGCAACGCCACCAGTTACCCGTTTAGACTGACATTCTCCTGTCCTTGA
- the aroKB gene encoding bifunctional shikimate kinase/3-dehydroquinate synthase AroKB encodes MGAGKTTIGRILARKLGLRFVDSDHEIEARTGATIPWIFEIEGEASFRRREAEVIRDLSAQQGIVMATGGGAILNADSRAYLKERGTVVYLRASVSNILARTSHDKNRPLLQTADPRRKLEELTAQREPHYMEVADIVIDTGRPNVQSMVQTILMQLASLECEASPNCVIHAEPSMNEQSKMLLSVDLDERSYPIAIGPGLLADADALLRHISGHKVAIVTNTTVAPLYLGRLQAALASDGREVICIVLPDGEEYKNWASLMQIFDALLANKCDRKTTLVALGGGVIGDLTGYAAASYMRGIGFVQVPTTLLAQVDSSVGGKTGINHPLGKNMIGAFYQPRAVIADTSTLETLPARELSAGLAEVIKHGAIIDAAFFDWIEANMAKLMARDKGALAYAIARSCEIKADVVRQDEREGGLRAILNFGHTFGHAIEAGLGYGHWLHGEAVGCGMVMAADLSCRMGYIDQAAVERVRKLVAAAGLPVKAPDLGVARWLELMEVDKKNEGGAIKFILLKPLGSPSITSAPHELVLATLAAGVQ; translated from the coding sequence ATGGGCGCAGGCAAAACCACGATCGGACGCATCCTGGCCCGCAAGCTGGGCTTGCGCTTTGTCGATTCCGACCACGAAATCGAGGCACGCACGGGCGCGACCATCCCGTGGATCTTTGAAATCGAGGGCGAGGCCAGCTTTCGCCGGCGCGAGGCCGAGGTCATCCGCGACCTGAGCGCCCAGCAAGGTATCGTCATGGCCACCGGCGGCGGGGCCATCCTCAACGCCGACAGCCGCGCCTACCTGAAGGAACGGGGCACGGTCGTCTACCTGCGCGCCAGCGTCAGTAACATCCTCGCGCGCACCAGCCATGACAAGAACCGCCCGCTGCTGCAGACGGCCGACCCGCGCAGGAAGCTCGAAGAGCTGACGGCGCAGCGCGAGCCCCATTACATGGAAGTGGCCGACATTGTGATCGACACGGGCCGTCCTAACGTACAATCGATGGTCCAGACCATCCTGATGCAGCTGGCCAGCCTCGAATGCGAGGCCTCGCCCAACTGCGTCATTCATGCAGAGCCTTCGATGAACGAGCAATCCAAAATGTTGTTGAGCGTAGACCTCGACGAACGCAGTTATCCGATCGCCATCGGTCCCGGCCTCTTGGCTGACGCCGATGCGCTGCTGCGCCATATCAGCGGCCACAAGGTGGCCATCGTCACCAATACCACCGTCGCGCCCCTGTATCTGGGTCGCCTGCAGGCGGCGCTGGCCAGCGATGGCCGCGAAGTGATCTGCATCGTCCTGCCGGACGGCGAAGAGTATAAAAACTGGGCCAGCCTGATGCAGATCTTCGACGCGCTGCTGGCCAATAAATGCGACCGCAAGACTACCCTGGTGGCGCTGGGCGGCGGCGTGATCGGCGACCTGACCGGCTATGCGGCCGCCAGCTACATGCGCGGCATCGGCTTCGTGCAGGTGCCTACCACCCTGCTGGCGCAGGTCGATTCCTCCGTCGGCGGCAAGACGGGCATCAACCACCCGCTGGGCAAGAACATGATCGGCGCCTTCTACCAGCCGCGCGCCGTGATCGCCGACACCTCGACCCTGGAAACCCTGCCGGCGCGCGAGCTGTCGGCCGGCCTGGCCGAAGTGATCAAGCATGGCGCCATCATCGATGCCGCGTTTTTCGACTGGATCGAAGCGAACATGGCCAAGCTGATGGCGCGCGACAAGGGCGCCTTGGCCTACGCGATCGCCCGCTCGTGCGAAATCAAGGCCGACGTGGTGCGCCAGGACGAGCGCGAAGGCGGCCTGCGCGCCATCCTGAACTTCGGCCACACCTTCGGCCACGCCATCGAGGCGGGCCTGGGCTACGGCCACTGGCTGCACGGCGAAGCCGTCGGCTGCGGCATGGTGATGGCGGCGGACCTGTCGTGCCGCATGGGCTATATCGACCAGGCGGCCGTCGAGCGCGTGCGCAAACTCGTCGCCGCCGCCGGCCTGCCCGTCAAGGCGCCGGACCTCGGTGTCGCGCGCTGGCTGGAACTGATGGAGGTCGACAAGAAGAACGAGGGCGGCGCCATCAAGTTCATCCTGTTGAAACCGCTGGGCAGCCCGAGCATCACGTCCGCGCCCCATGAACTGGTGCTGGCCACACTGGCCGCCGGAGTGCAATAG
- a CDS encoding deoxyguanosinetriphosphate triphosphohydrolase: MAPEDFLAPYAAHSAQGQGRRFDEAAHASRSQFQRDRDRIIHSSAFRRLEYKTQVFLNHEGDLFRTRLTHSLEVAQVGRSIARNLRLNEDLVEAIALAHDLGHTPFGHVGQDVLNECMQEHGGFEHNLQSLRVVDTLEEHYGAFDGLNLMFETREGILKHCSLAHARELGPVAQRFIDRTQPTLEAQLTNLADEIAYNSHDIDDGLRSGLITIAQLEEVEFFGRLWREVQQAFPGLSGRRAIYETLRRLITALADDLIVTSTQLIADAAPRDVNEVRASAPLIRFSDAMRKDATELKRFLRANLYRHYQVNRMRVKASRIVRELYDSFMAEPALLPPDYQVNGDDVTKQARKIADYIAGMTDRYAIREHRRLYSLDEL, encoded by the coding sequence ATGGCGCCCGAAGACTTCCTTGCCCCCTACGCGGCCCACTCGGCACAGGGTCAGGGACGTCGCTTTGATGAAGCGGCGCACGCCTCGCGCAGCCAGTTCCAGCGTGACCGCGACCGCATCATCCATTCCTCGGCCTTCCGCCGCCTCGAATACAAGACCCAGGTATTCCTCAACCACGAGGGAGACCTGTTTCGCACGCGCCTGACGCACAGCCTGGAAGTGGCGCAAGTGGGGCGTTCGATTGCGCGCAACCTGCGCCTGAACGAAGACCTGGTGGAAGCCATCGCGCTGGCGCATGACCTGGGCCACACGCCATTCGGCCACGTGGGTCAGGACGTGCTCAATGAATGCATGCAGGAGCATGGCGGCTTCGAGCACAACTTGCAAAGCCTGCGCGTGGTCGACACGCTGGAAGAGCACTACGGCGCCTTCGACGGCTTGAACCTGATGTTCGAGACGCGCGAAGGCATCTTGAAACATTGCTCGCTGGCGCATGCGCGCGAACTCGGTCCCGTGGCACAGCGCTTCATCGACCGCACGCAACCGACGCTGGAAGCGCAGCTGACCAACCTGGCCGACGAAATCGCCTACAACAGCCACGATATCGACGACGGCTTGCGTTCCGGCCTGATCACCATCGCCCAGCTGGAAGAGGTGGAATTCTTCGGCCGCCTGTGGCGCGAGGTGCAGCAGGCGTTCCCGGGTCTGTCGGGCCGGCGCGCCATCTACGAAACCCTGCGCCGCCTGATCACGGCACTGGCCGACGATCTGATCGTCACCTCGACGCAGCTCATTGCCGATGCCGCCCCGCGTGATGTGAACGAAGTGCGCGCCAGCGCTCCGCTGATCCGTTTTTCGGACGCCATGCGCAAGGACGCGACGGAGCTGAAACGCTTTTTGCGCGCGAACCTGTACCGCCACTACCAGGTCAACCGCATGCGCGTCAAAGCGAGCCGCATCGTGCGCGAACTGTACGACAGCTTCATGGCCGAACCAGCCCTGCTGCCGCCCGACTATCAGGTCAATGGCGATGATGTGACCAAGCAGGCGCGCAAGATCGCCGACTACATCGCCGGCATGACGGACCGCTACGCGATCCGCGAGCACCGCAGGCTGTATTCGCTCGACGAGCTGTAA
- the dsrO gene encoding sulfate reduction electron transfer complex DsrMKJOP subunit DsrO, whose translation MIESRRSFLRALPAVTIGAAIAPLPGKAATKGEGGQRWAMVVDVQKCIGCQACTVSCIMENAVPENSFRTVVSTYEVKEENRCGTYMLPRLCNHCANPPCIPVCPVGATFQRKDGVVVVDGDRCVGCAYCVQACPYDARFINHETGKADKCTFCAHRVDEGLLPACVETCVGGARIFGDLNDPESLVHQLLTENKVKVLKPEQGTQPHVFYLGLDTRFAGHVEGEATLWQPSKHGK comes from the coding sequence ATGATTGAATCGCGCCGCAGTTTCTTGCGCGCCTTGCCAGCCGTAACCATCGGGGCGGCCATCGCGCCGCTGCCCGGCAAGGCGGCCACCAAGGGCGAAGGCGGCCAGCGCTGGGCGATGGTGGTCGACGTGCAGAAGTGCATCGGCTGCCAGGCTTGCACGGTCTCCTGCATCATGGAAAACGCCGTGCCGGAAAACAGCTTCCGCACCGTCGTCTCGACCTATGAAGTCAAGGAAGAGAACCGCTGCGGCACTTACATGCTGCCGCGCCTGTGCAACCACTGCGCCAATCCCCCCTGTATTCCCGTCTGTCCCGTGGGCGCCACCTTCCAGCGCAAGGATGGCGTCGTCGTCGTCGACGGCGACCGCTGCGTGGGCTGCGCCTACTGCGTGCAAGCGTGCCCGTACGACGCGCGCTTCATCAACCACGAAACGGGCAAGGCCGACAAGTGCACGTTCTGCGCGCACCGCGTCGACGAAGGCTTGCTGCCGGCCTGCGTGGAAACCTGCGTGGGCGGCGCGCGCATCTTCGGCGACCTCAATGATCCGGAAAGCCTGGTGCACCAGCTGCTCACCGAGAACAAGGTGAAGGTACTCAAACCCGAGCAGGGCACCCAGCCCCACGTGTTTTACCTGGGACTGGATACGCGCTTCGCCGGCCACGTCGAAGGCGAAGCGACTCTTTGGCAACCGAGCAAACACGGGAAATAA